The genomic DNA GTCGTAAAGCGCGATGGTTTCCAGCCGCTCCGTCGTGTCGCGAAGCTGGGCGCAGAGAAAGCGGATGACCGCTTCGGCCGCCTCCCGTCGATTGGTGACGATGTCGAGAAAGGCCTTCTTGCCGATTACATAGCCCTCGGAGGCGGTCGTGGCGGTCGCATCGGCCGAACGGGTCTGACCGTCGAGCACCGCCATCTCGCCGAAGATCGCGCCGGCTTCGTGCTGGCGCAGCATCAGTTCGCGGCCCTGCGGCGTGATCAGCGACAGCTTGATGCGCCCGGAGATGACGACAATCATGTAATTGCCTTCGTCTCCGCGCTGGAAGATCACGGTGCCGGCCGGCCATTTCCGATAGGTCGCGATATTGGCAAGTTCGGCGATAGCGTCCTTGTCGAATTCTTCAAAGATCGGAAACGAGCGCCAGAATGCCGGGCTCCTGTTGATTTCATTCATGACATTCCCCCGCGCGGCGTCCCCTGCCGCGCCGAAATTCTTCGCCCAGCCGCTCCGTCGTTGCAACATAAAAGAACGAGGCGCCGTCGTTGTAGTTCCGCATTGCCTTGCAGTCCTGCGTCGAGAAGTGGCCGATAGAAGGTTGACGATGCGTCATCGGCGTTTCATTTTTGTGAACGATCTGTCGCCCGCGCAACGGCTAGATGATTTTGAAAATACTGATACTTCTGTTGCCAACGAACCGTTTCTCACAGGAGTCTTCCATGTCTCAGAATGTTGTCGTCCTCGTCGGACGCATCCTGCTTTCGATCATGTTTATCACGGCCGGTTTCGGCAAGCTCACCGATCCGTCGGCGACCGCCGGAATGATCACCGGTGCCGGCTGGCCCGCGCCGACGCTGCTTGCCTATCTCGCCGGCGCCTTCGAACTGGTTGCCGGTCTTGCCGTTCTCGTCGGTTTCCAGACGAAGATTGCGGCCTACCTGCTGGCGGCCTTCACGCTCGTGACCGCCTTCGTCTTCCATAGCGGTGCGATCAACATTCCGACCTTCCCGCCGGAAGCCAACGGCCTGCTGAGCGTCTTCAACAGCCTGATGATGATGAAGAACATCTCGGTCGCCGGTGGCTTCCTCGTGCTCGCCGCCTT from Ensifer adhaerens includes the following:
- a CDS encoding Crp/Fnr family transcriptional regulator, yielding MNEINRSPAFWRSFPIFEEFDKDAIAELANIATYRKWPAGTVIFQRGDEGNYMIVVISGRIKLSLITPQGRELMLRQHEAGAIFGEMAVLDGQTRSADATATTASEGYVIGKKAFLDIVTNRREAAEAVIRFLCAQLRDTTERLETIALYDLNARVARFFLATLRQIHGNELPESANLRLTMSQTDIAGVLGASRPKVNRAIQWLEESGAIKRNEGIIACKVGRLQSIADPEED
- a CDS encoding DoxX family protein; this translates as MSQNVVVLVGRILLSIMFITAGFGKLTDPSATAGMITGAGWPAPTLLAYLAGAFELVAGLAVLVGFQTKIAAYLLAAFTLVTAFVFHSGAINIPTFPPEANGLLSVFNSLMMMKNISVAGGFLVLAAFGPGALSIDKRGA